Proteins encoded within one genomic window of Alteribacter populi:
- a CDS encoding NAD-dependent succinate-semialdehyde dehydrogenase, with protein sequence MLYIDGQWVQAVSGEELEVINPATKEVISKVARANGEDSKLAIESAERAFKPWKQKPAKERASYLKDAAAYLREHIDSLAETVTKEMGKPVNEAKGEINLAIDYIDWYAEEAKRVYGETIPASHKDKRLMVLKEPVGVTAAVTPWNFPVAMITRKVAPALAAGCPVVIKPASATPLSAIKVFEAFHEVGLPKGVANLVSGSASKVVGEMTRNPAVKKITFTGSTEVGKKLMRDSADTVKKVSMELGGHAPFIVFEDADIDKAVKGAVASKFRNAGQTCICTNRIYVHENIAEEFGKKLSGMVSQLKIGNGLEDGVAIGPLIDEGAYEKVDEHISDAKEKGAKVLCGGKKASVDNQNGWFYEPTVLQGATDEMVISTEETFGPVAPIYTFTTKEEVVERANHSEYGLAAYCYTKDLNQAYFMMEELEYGIVGINDPIPTTAQAPFGGLKESGIGREGGHHGIDEYLEEKFVSLNIG encoded by the coding sequence ATGTTATATATAGATGGACAATGGGTTCAGGCTGTTTCCGGCGAGGAGTTAGAAGTTATTAATCCAGCTACAAAAGAGGTCATTAGTAAAGTAGCACGAGCTAATGGAGAAGATTCGAAGTTGGCAATTGAATCTGCTGAACGTGCATTTAAACCTTGGAAACAAAAGCCGGCAAAAGAACGTGCATCTTATTTAAAAGATGCTGCAGCTTATTTACGTGAGCATATCGATAGTCTTGCAGAGACTGTAACAAAAGAAATGGGTAAACCTGTTAATGAAGCAAAGGGTGAAATTAATCTAGCGATAGACTATATAGATTGGTACGCAGAGGAAGCGAAAAGGGTATATGGCGAAACGATTCCAGCTTCTCATAAAGATAAACGGTTAATGGTACTTAAAGAACCAGTTGGAGTTACCGCTGCCGTAACACCTTGGAATTTTCCAGTTGCAATGATTACGAGAAAAGTTGCACCTGCTCTTGCAGCAGGTTGTCCAGTCGTCATTAAGCCTGCATCAGCAACCCCACTTTCAGCAATAAAAGTATTCGAAGCTTTTCATGAAGTTGGACTCCCTAAAGGGGTAGCCAATCTGGTTAGTGGTTCTGCTTCGAAAGTGGTTGGTGAAATGACAAGAAATCCGGCTGTGAAAAAGATTACCTTTACGGGATCTACGGAGGTTGGAAAAAAATTAATGCGTGATTCTGCCGATACCGTTAAAAAAGTATCGATGGAACTTGGCGGTCATGCACCATTTATCGTATTTGAAGATGCTGACATTGATAAAGCCGTTAAAGGTGCAGTTGCTAGCAAATTTAGAAATGCCGGGCAGACATGTATTTGTACCAATCGAATTTATGTACATGAAAACATTGCTGAAGAATTCGGCAAAAAACTTTCAGGAATGGTATCTCAATTAAAGATAGGAAACGGCCTTGAAGATGGCGTTGCAATCGGACCACTCATTGATGAAGGTGCGTATGAGAAAGTGGACGAACATATTTCCGACGCTAAAGAGAAAGGTGCTAAAGTATTATGTGGTGGTAAAAAAGCAAGTGTAGACAATCAAAATGGGTGGTTTTATGAACCCACTGTATTGCAGGGAGCAACCGATGAAATGGTCATATCTACGGAAGAAACATTTGGTCCAGTCGCTCCAATATACACCTTCACTACTAAAGAGGAAGTAGTAGAAAGAGCAAATCATTCTGAATATGGTTTAGCTGCCTATTGCTATACAAAAGATCTTAACCAAGCTTACTTTATGATGGAAGAATTAGAGTACGGCATCGTAGGTATTAATGATCCAATTCCAACAACTGCCCAAGCACCTTTTGGAGGGTTAAAAGAAAGCGGAATCGGAAGAGAAGGTGGCCATCACGGAATCGATGAGTATTTGGAAGAAAAATTCGTATCATTGAATATAGGCTAA
- a CDS encoding cupin domain-containing protein, translated as MIRRTDERLIVENPHGGVGSIGIYKLLTSDDTMDKVSLFAKVIINPQTTIGYHQHIGEAETYYVLKGEGFFINSQKERIPVKPGDVCSIEVGQSHGMENPHDNEMEIMALVYPEK; from the coding sequence ATGATTAGAAGAACAGATGAAAGGTTGATTGTTGAAAATCCACATGGGGGTGTGGGAAGCATCGGAATTTATAAACTATTAACTTCTGATGACACAATGGATAAGGTTTCTCTTTTTGCGAAAGTCATTATTAATCCCCAAACTACAATAGGATATCATCAACATATTGGCGAAGCTGAGACTTATTACGTACTGAAAGGTGAAGGTTTTTTTATAAATAGCCAAAAAGAGCGTATCCCAGTTAAACCTGGTGATGTGTGTTCTATTGAAGTTGGACAAAGCCATGGCATGGAAAATCCTCATGACAATGAGATGGAAATCATGGCTCTAGTTTATCCTGAGAAGTAG
- a CDS encoding D-2-hydroxyacid dehydrogenase, with protein MIVSTTDEILDHHHEKVKKETGEEIYTYPHIDAIPAEIEKDIEILITYGNDLTDRNILRYPNLKWIQMLSAGLEDLPFSTLRKQGLLVTSAKGIHAIPMSEYIIGGMLHFEKHFHRYLHLQKNQEWERETLVGELNDQSVLIYGTGTIGVKIAEKAKFFDMKVHGVNTSGRPVAPFDHVHTLEQAEKKVHEYAYVVIVLPSTKETKGTFSGDYLQKLHKDAVLINVGRGDLIDEDALVDLLNERKIRGAILDVFQTEPLPKGHALWTLENVIITPHMSAKSHRYLGRCMDILLSNYKKYQCEQPDEMINRVDLSRHY; from the coding sequence ATGATTGTTAGTACAACAGATGAGATTTTAGATCATCACCATGAAAAAGTAAAAAAAGAAACAGGGGAAGAGATCTACACCTATCCTCATATTGACGCTATTCCAGCAGAGATTGAAAAGGATATTGAAATATTGATAACGTACGGGAATGACTTAACGGACCGTAATATTTTACGCTACCCTAATTTGAAATGGATACAAATGTTAAGTGCTGGTTTGGAGGATTTACCTTTTTCCACCTTACGAAAACAAGGTCTACTCGTCACAAGTGCGAAAGGAATTCATGCTATTCCCATGAGTGAATATATTATCGGAGGCATGCTCCATTTTGAAAAGCACTTTCACCGTTACTTGCATTTACAAAAAAATCAAGAATGGGAACGAGAAACGTTGGTAGGGGAATTAAACGATCAATCTGTTCTTATTTATGGTACGGGGACGATAGGAGTTAAGATCGCTGAAAAAGCAAAGTTTTTTGATATGAAGGTTCATGGTGTCAACACATCAGGACGTCCTGTAGCACCTTTTGATCATGTACATACCTTAGAGCAGGCTGAAAAGAAGGTTCATGAGTATGCCTATGTGGTCATTGTTCTACCTTCAACGAAAGAAACAAAAGGAACCTTTTCAGGTGACTATTTGCAAAAATTACATAAAGATGCGGTATTGATTAACGTTGGAAGAGGGGATTTGATTGATGAGGATGCGTTAGTTGATTTATTAAACGAGCGCAAGATAAGAGGAGCGATTCTCGATGTATTTCAAACAGAGCCTCTTCCGAAAGGGCATGCTTTATGGACATTAGAGAATGTCATTATCACTCCGCATATGTCTGCAAAGTCTCATCGTTACCTTGGGAGATGTATGGACATCCTACTATCAAACTATAAAAAGTATCAGTGTGAACAACCTGATGAGATGATCAACAGAGTTGACCTTAGTCGGCATTATTAG
- a CDS encoding YjfB family protein: MSMAMSQGQVKQQASVSVMKKAMDTAEGNAGFINKMMGDEKAIQQVAQPHKGGSIDVKL, translated from the coding sequence ATGTCAATGGCGATGAGTCAGGGGCAGGTTAAACAGCAGGCAAGTGTTTCGGTTATGAAAAAAGCAATGGATACGGCTGAAGGAAATGCAGGTTTCATCAATAAAATGATGGGAGATGAAAAGGCTATTCAGCAAGTAGCTCAACCGCATAAAGGCGGAAGTATTGATGTGAAATTGTAA
- a CDS encoding FAD-binding oxidoreductase gives MKKKWHKKLDKVIKDNKRILTKSADLLSYGFDGSFGQFKPERVVQPISREEVAEVLKLANKHSIPVYPRGQGTCLSGGPLPVKGGIVLDTCRMTSKLIIDSENLTAVVSPGIITSKIKEAVDKEGYFYPPDPSSAHVSTIGGNIAENSGGPRGLKYGVTGNYVLGLEVVTPEGEIINTGGRTIKNVTGYNLTSLIVGSEGTLGVVTEITLKLIPKPKSRVSLLAVFDDLGDSGRAISGILSSGIMPSAMEIIDKYCINAVENYNPAGYPTDAAAILLIELDGHPKAIEEEIRQIDQMCREIGARDVQSAVEEGEQNKLWEARKLVSPAIAKIKPTKISEDATVPRSKIPEMFERLNEIREKYNIELVVFGHAGDGNLHPNILTDKRDKDEIKRVEMAVSEIFEAAIDLGGTLSGEHGIGTMKAPFMEKELGHIGLDMMKRIKEVWDPNNIMNPEKIFPEKGQSKLVLTE, from the coding sequence TTGAAAAAAAAATGGCATAAGAAACTAGATAAAGTCATCAAAGACAATAAACGTATATTAACTAAATCAGCTGACTTACTAAGCTATGGTTTTGACGGGTCATTTGGTCAATTTAAACCTGAAAGGGTTGTCCAACCGATAAGCCGTGAAGAGGTTGCTGAAGTATTGAAACTAGCGAATAAACATAGTATCCCTGTCTATCCTCGAGGACAGGGAACTTGTTTAAGTGGCGGGCCTCTCCCTGTAAAGGGAGGTATTGTTCTAGATACTTGCCGAATGACTTCAAAGTTAATCATAGATTCAGAGAATTTAACGGCAGTGGTTTCACCAGGGATCATCACCTCAAAAATAAAAGAAGCTGTAGATAAGGAAGGTTATTTTTATCCTCCTGATCCTAGTAGTGCCCATGTGTCGACTATAGGTGGGAATATTGCTGAAAATTCCGGTGGTCCTAGAGGCTTAAAATACGGAGTAACTGGTAATTATGTCCTCGGTCTCGAAGTCGTTACGCCAGAAGGAGAGATTATCAATACTGGAGGCCGTACTATCAAAAATGTAACCGGGTATAATCTTACATCATTAATAGTCGGCTCAGAAGGGACGCTCGGGGTGGTAACTGAAATAACGCTAAAACTGATTCCGAAACCTAAAAGTCGGGTTTCTCTATTAGCTGTATTTGATGATCTGGGTGATTCAGGTCGGGCAATCTCAGGAATTCTTTCATCGGGAATTATGCCGTCGGCTATGGAAATCATTGACAAATATTGTATAAACGCAGTAGAGAATTATAACCCTGCTGGCTACCCAACTGATGCTGCTGCGATTTTATTAATCGAATTGGATGGTCATCCAAAAGCAATTGAAGAGGAAATCCGGCAAATTGATCAAATGTGTAGAGAAATCGGGGCACGGGATGTTCAATCAGCCGTTGAAGAAGGGGAGCAAAACAAGCTTTGGGAAGCAAGGAAGCTTGTTTCTCCTGCCATTGCTAAAATTAAGCCAACTAAAATCTCAGAAGATGCAACAGTACCGAGGAGCAAAATTCCTGAAATGTTTGAGCGTCTAAATGAGATCAGGGAGAAATATAACATTGAACTTGTGGTTTTTGGCCACGCTGGGGATGGTAACTTACACCCTAATATTCTGACGGATAAGCGAGACAAGGATGAAATTAAAAGAGTAGAAATGGCAGTGTCAGAGATTTTTGAAGCCGCGATTGATTTAGGTGGAACGCTGTCTGGAGAGCATGGGATTGGAACAATGAAAGCTCCTTTTATGGAAAAAGAACTTGGACACATTGGCCTTGACATGATGAAACGGATAAAAGAAGTATGGGATCCTAATAATATCATGAACCCTGAAAAGATTTTTCCTGAGAAGGGGCAGTCAAAGTTGGTGTTAACAGAATGA
- a CDS encoding aspartate aminotransferase family protein: MLKTQASLYERAQKVTPPIAQRATQLGVVKAEGSYLFGEDGKKYLDFASGVAVMNVGHNHPKVIEAAKSQMDDMIHGGHNVVYYPSYIELAEKLNELNGGDHMVYFSNSGAEVNEGAIKLAKKVTKRPAVISFKRGFHGRTLATTSITASSAAYRKDYEGLMPSVYYADYPYAYHSGLLEEEEVNRCLQQLEELFKFQIAPDSVATIILEPIQGEGGYIVPPKEFLVKLRDICDQHGILLTFDEIQTGFGRTGKMFAYEHFDVKPDILTLAKGIASGFPLSALIAPKEIMEKWPAGTHGGTYGGNPISCAASLASIEILETEGLKNAGTMGRYFKERLLEIKEEHSGIGDVRGLGLMLAMELIKEDGSPDSERLGKLRTYAQEQGVILLGCGTEKNVIRFIPPTTVTKEEIDLALSVVKEGLKIN, encoded by the coding sequence ATGCTAAAAACACAAGCATCCCTTTACGAAAGAGCACAAAAAGTCACCCCACCAATCGCTCAGCGTGCGACTCAATTAGGTGTAGTGAAAGCAGAAGGAAGCTATCTATTCGGAGAAGATGGTAAAAAATATCTTGATTTTGCAAGCGGTGTAGCTGTAATGAATGTAGGTCATAATCATCCAAAAGTTATCGAAGCAGCTAAAAGTCAAATGGATGATATGATTCATGGTGGTCATAATGTGGTTTATTATCCTTCATATATAGAACTTGCCGAGAAGTTGAATGAATTAAATGGTGGAGACCACATGGTTTATTTCAGTAACAGTGGAGCAGAAGTGAATGAAGGGGCAATAAAACTTGCCAAAAAAGTCACAAAAAGACCTGCTGTTATCTCTTTCAAACGTGGATTTCACGGACGAACGCTGGCAACAACCTCAATTACTGCCTCGAGTGCGGCTTACAGGAAAGACTATGAGGGGTTAATGCCGAGTGTTTATTATGCAGATTACCCATATGCTTATCATTCTGGTTTACTAGAAGAAGAGGAAGTAAACCGCTGTTTACAACAGCTCGAAGAATTGTTCAAATTCCAAATCGCACCTGATAGTGTAGCAACGATCATATTAGAACCTATTCAGGGTGAAGGTGGATACATTGTTCCACCTAAGGAATTTTTAGTAAAACTTCGCGACATATGTGATCAACATGGCATCCTGTTAACTTTTGACGAAATTCAAACTGGATTTGGAAGAACGGGTAAAATGTTTGCTTACGAGCATTTTGATGTTAAACCTGATATCCTAACGCTGGCAAAAGGAATTGCCTCTGGCTTTCCTCTGAGTGCACTCATCGCGCCTAAAGAAATTATGGAAAAGTGGCCAGCTGGGACTCATGGAGGAACATATGGTGGAAATCCAATTTCATGTGCTGCCTCCCTAGCATCCATTGAAATCCTCGAAACGGAAGGGTTAAAAAATGCTGGAACGATGGGCAGATATTTTAAAGAGAGATTACTAGAGATAAAAGAAGAGCATAGTGGAATTGGGGATGTCAGAGGCCTCGGATTGATGCTTGCAATGGAGCTAATCAAAGAAGACGGAAGCCCTGATTCAGAAAGATTAGGGAAACTTCGAACTTATGCTCAAGAGCAAGGTGTCATTCTCTTAGGGTGTGGTACCGAAAAAAATGTGATTCGATTTATTCCACCAACTACTGTAACAAAAGAAGAAATAGATCTCGCTTTATCAGTGGTAAAAGAAGGGTTAAAAATTAATTAA
- a CDS encoding M20/M25/M40 family metallo-hydrolase, translating into MQSVQREKQISPKELYLKVKELPTPEKIEEITKALVGIKSINGTYGEVIIADFLSSFMKNIPYFSQYPELIWEQPLKDDHLGRKNIFAFLKGDVKSKKVVLFHSHMDTVGVGDFDGNKDEAFQPDVLKAHFAKQDNNQELKQAALSNEWMFGRGSVDMKSGIAVHLANLMHFSEQADQLKGNILVMFNPVEENEHTGVIDSVEELLILKDEKKYEFMLGINNDFITGLYEGDTNKYIYTGAVGKLLPCFYIYGREAHVGETLTSVDPTLISAEINRKINNNMELAENIQGELVLPPACLYQRDNKDFYNVQTALSSYMYFNYFVYKDSPNEVMEKLLTKAKQACLEMENHMKSQYQTFCEVTEAPTSPNLNWKIDVLSYNEYTSGLVSKGIDVKAISKKVVKNNVGVEKRELCFKILEELQKEDPDKSPRVVIFFAPPYCPHNYLRDEVEGEKETLNLIHDVLENFEEESSEVFKVKKFFPYLSDSSYLSLHDTNTEIDSLIENFPEFEKIYPVPVHDIRKLNIPSINIGVYGQDAHKRTERVYKPYSFQTLPYIIRNLTEKILNQ; encoded by the coding sequence ATGCAGTCTGTACAGAGAGAAAAACAGATCAGTCCAAAAGAACTTTACTTGAAAGTCAAAGAGCTGCCAACACCTGAAAAGATTGAAGAAATAACTAAAGCCCTCGTTGGGATTAAAAGTATAAATGGAACATATGGAGAGGTTATCATTGCAGACTTCCTATCTTCATTTATGAAGAATATCCCCTATTTTTCCCAATACCCTGAGCTCATCTGGGAACAGCCATTGAAAGATGACCACTTGGGGAGAAAAAATATTTTTGCTTTTTTAAAAGGGGATGTAAAGAGCAAAAAGGTAGTCCTCTTTCATTCTCACATGGATACCGTGGGAGTAGGTGATTTTGATGGAAATAAGGATGAGGCATTCCAGCCAGACGTTTTAAAGGCTCATTTTGCTAAGCAGGACAATAATCAGGAACTGAAACAGGCAGCCCTTAGTAATGAGTGGATGTTCGGTAGAGGATCTGTAGATATGAAAAGTGGAATTGCGGTTCACTTAGCAAATCTTATGCATTTTAGTGAACAAGCTGATCAACTTAAAGGAAATATTCTAGTCATGTTTAATCCTGTGGAAGAAAACGAACATACAGGTGTCATTGACTCTGTAGAGGAATTATTAATACTAAAAGATGAAAAAAAATATGAGTTTATGTTAGGGATTAATAACGATTTTATAACAGGTTTATACGAAGGCGATACAAACAAATATATTTATACTGGCGCTGTCGGGAAATTACTTCCTTGTTTTTATATTTATGGAAGAGAGGCACATGTAGGAGAAACGCTGACCAGCGTAGATCCAACACTTATTTCAGCAGAAATTAATCGCAAAATCAATAATAATATGGAGCTTGCTGAGAATATCCAAGGTGAATTAGTGTTGCCACCCGCTTGTTTGTATCAACGTGATAATAAAGACTTTTATAATGTTCAAACTGCATTAAGCAGTTATATGTATTTTAATTACTTTGTTTATAAAGATAGTCCTAATGAAGTTATGGAAAAACTTCTTACAAAAGCAAAGCAAGCGTGTCTAGAAATGGAAAACCATATGAAGAGTCAGTACCAAACATTTTGTGAAGTGACAGAAGCTCCCACCTCACCAAACTTAAATTGGAAAATTGACGTCCTTTCCTACAACGAGTACACAAGCGGTTTGGTAAGTAAGGGCATTGATGTTAAAGCCATTAGTAAAAAGGTCGTCAAAAACAATGTTGGTGTAGAAAAACGGGAATTATGTTTTAAAATCTTAGAAGAGTTGCAGAAAGAAGACCCAGACAAAAGCCCAAGAGTCGTAATCTTTTTCGCACCTCCTTATTGCCCACACAATTATTTGAGGGATGAGGTAGAAGGTGAAAAAGAAACATTAAATTTAATTCATGATGTTCTAGAAAATTTTGAGGAAGAATCAAGTGAAGTATTCAAAGTAAAGAAATTCTTCCCCTATCTTTCCGATAGTAGCTACCTCTCTTTACATGATACAAACACCGAAATAGATAGTTTGATAGAAAATTTTCCGGAGTTTGAAAAAATATATCCAGTTCCTGTTCATGATATTCGAAAGCTCAACATTCCTTCAATTAATATAGGTGTTTATGGTCAAGATGCACATAAACGGACAGAGAGAGTGTATAAGCCATATTCGTTTCAGACTCTTCCCTACATTATCCGTAATTTAACTGAAAAGATCCTAAATCAATAA
- a CDS encoding (Fe-S)-binding protein encodes MNEQSLKDLQQKIGYEYTFDCVQCGYCLPACPTYETMGKETHSPRGRINLVKMAAEDKMDIEELRDPIEKCLGCQACVTACPTNTQYGRILEGAKKVLNDTEKKSVAKKTTEKIVFSKLFPSSSSMDMVGHIMWGYEKTGLQKLARKTKLTNLAPLHLGKFEQVLPSSVSPKERKSRKNYYPAIGKAKFTVAMFTGCIMDSSFFTTNQNMIKLLNYAGANVYIPEEQTCCGALHAHSGEVNQAKELAKLNIEAFEKYNIEYVVNNAGGCGAQLSEYDHLLSEEPEWKAKTHTFVQKSKDISTVLWHLGGLPLLEEKEELVTYQPSCHLTHVQKVTREPKALIETIPGVIFREMKDEQKCCGSAGIYNIVNYDEAMDILDVKMSHMRPTKANTIVTTNPGCLLQMKMGIKREGLEGSVRAMHLVDFLAERLVVNS; translated from the coding sequence ATGAATGAACAGTCTCTAAAAGACCTCCAACAAAAAATAGGCTATGAATATACATTTGATTGTGTCCAATGTGGCTATTGTCTTCCGGCATGTCCTACTTATGAAACAATGGGAAAAGAAACGCATAGTCCAAGAGGACGGATTAACTTGGTCAAAATGGCAGCAGAGGATAAAATGGACATTGAAGAATTACGCGACCCTATAGAAAAATGTCTTGGGTGCCAAGCTTGTGTCACTGCCTGTCCAACGAATACCCAATACGGAAGAATTTTAGAAGGTGCTAAAAAGGTTTTAAATGATACAGAAAAAAAATCTGTTGCTAAAAAGACGACTGAAAAAATTGTCTTTAGTAAGCTATTCCCCTCATCTAGTTCAATGGATATGGTTGGCCATATTATGTGGGGGTATGAAAAGACAGGACTTCAAAAATTAGCGAGAAAAACCAAACTCACTAATCTTGCGCCTTTGCATTTGGGTAAGTTTGAGCAAGTGCTACCATCTTCGGTCTCACCAAAAGAACGTAAGTCAAGAAAAAACTATTATCCTGCTATCGGAAAAGCAAAGTTTACAGTTGCTATGTTCACCGGATGCATCATGGACAGTTCGTTTTTTACGACTAACCAAAATATGATTAAATTGTTAAATTACGCTGGTGCAAATGTTTATATTCCAGAAGAACAGACATGTTGTGGCGCTTTACACGCCCATTCTGGTGAAGTAAACCAAGCTAAAGAATTAGCTAAACTTAATATTGAAGCTTTTGAAAAATACAATATTGAATATGTAGTAAATAATGCAGGAGGATGTGGAGCTCAGTTATCGGAATATGACCACTTGTTATCAGAAGAACCTGAATGGAAAGCTAAAACACACACTTTTGTGCAAAAATCAAAAGATATTAGTACTGTTTTATGGCATTTGGGAGGCTTACCGTTACTAGAAGAGAAAGAAGAGCTGGTTACTTATCAGCCATCTTGTCATCTTACTCATGTTCAGAAAGTAACTCGGGAGCCGAAAGCTTTAATTGAAACAATTCCTGGTGTCATCTTTAGGGAAATGAAAGATGAACAAAAATGTTGTGGTTCAGCGGGGATTTATAATATTGTTAATTATGATGAAGCGATGGATATACTCGATGTTAAAATGAGTCACATGAGACCAACAAAAGCTAACACGATCGTTACAACAAATCCTGGTTGTTTACTGCAAATGAAAATGGGGATTAAACGAGAAGGATTGGAAGGTAGCGTTAGAGCGATGCATTTGGTTGATTTCTTAGCTGAAAGATTAGTGGTAAATAGTTAA
- the hutP gene encoding hut operon transcriptional regulator HutP, which translates to MSSHKSYNLGQLAILLVVSEETSMIEEQIQQSNYHSCIGRVGSMESNKIVAAIETAAKKNGIVQEGVYRETHSLYHAIIEALHGVTRGQVQLGSFQRTVGLRFSIVRGRPYKDSAEGEWLAVSLYGTIGAPIKGQEHETIGLGINHV; encoded by the coding sequence ATGTCAAGTCATAAAAGTTATAACCTTGGACAGCTAGCGATTCTGTTAGTAGTGAGTGAAGAGACCTCTATGATTGAAGAGCAGATCCAGCAATCAAACTATCATTCATGTATAGGTAGGGTGGGGTCGATGGAGTCGAATAAGATCGTAGCTGCGATCGAAACTGCTGCAAAGAAAAACGGAATTGTTCAAGAAGGTGTCTACCGTGAAACGCACTCGTTGTATCATGCGATTATTGAAGCATTGCATGGGGTGACAAGAGGGCAAGTCCAATTAGGTTCATTTCAGCGAACGGTTGGGTTGCGTTTTTCAATTGTACGGGGTAGGCCTTATAAGGATAGTGCAGAAGGTGAATGGCTAGCGGTATCGTTATATGGAACGATTGGTGCACCTATTAAAGGTCAAGAGCACGAGACAATTGGATTAGGTATCAACCACGTTTGA
- the hutH gene encoding histidine ammonia-lyase, whose amino-acid sequence MKILDGNSLCMYDMYRIIYEEVYVKASDESMEKVKRSRKAVEGIVDRKEVIYGITTGFGKFSDIFIDQNDVEELQHNLINSHACGVGDPFPEVVSRAMLVLRANALLKGFSGVRPVVIDRLLDLVNTKIHPVVPEQGSLGASGDLAPLSHLALVLLGEGEVFYKGERMAAHIALKEEGIEPITLTAKEGLALINGTQAMTAMGVISYLEAEKIAYQTEVIASLTIEGLRGITDAFDEDIQLARGYKEQVNVARRIRTYLKGSQLTTRQGELRVQDAYSLRCIPQVHGASWHTLNYVKEMLEIEMNAATDNPLIFDDGEKIISGGNFHGQPIALAMDYLGIAMAELANISERRTERLVNPQLNDLPPFLSPEPGVQSGAMIMQYVAASLVSENKTLAHPASVDSIPSSANQEDHVSMGTIGSRHAHQIIQNVRKVLAIEAICAMQAVEIRGKEKMASLTQITLEKGREYIPYIEKDRVFSKDIEKAAVWLKNDNWVVFENSEIRENKLSVKGGD is encoded by the coding sequence ATGAAGATTTTAGATGGAAATTCCCTTTGTATGTATGATATGTATCGGATTATTTATGAAGAGGTTTACGTGAAGGCTTCTGATGAAAGTATGGAAAAGGTAAAACGAAGCCGTAAAGCTGTTGAAGGTATTGTTGATCGGAAAGAAGTCATTTACGGGATTACGACAGGATTTGGAAAATTTAGTGATATTTTTATTGATCAAAACGATGTCGAGGAATTACAACATAATTTGATAAATTCTCATGCGTGTGGTGTTGGTGACCCGTTCCCAGAAGTGGTTAGTCGTGCGATGTTAGTTTTGCGTGCGAATGCGTTGCTAAAAGGATTTTCAGGGGTTCGCCCGGTGGTGATCGATCGCTTACTTGATCTAGTCAATACAAAAATACATCCTGTTGTTCCTGAACAAGGTTCGTTAGGAGCAAGTGGCGACCTAGCTCCACTATCACATTTAGCCCTTGTTTTATTAGGAGAGGGTGAAGTATTTTACAAAGGTGAGAGGATGGCTGCCCATATTGCCCTTAAAGAAGAAGGGATTGAGCCTATTACATTAACAGCTAAAGAAGGGCTTGCCCTCATCAATGGAACTCAAGCTATGACAGCCATGGGAGTGATTTCTTACCTTGAAGCAGAAAAAATCGCATACCAAACAGAAGTGATTGCATCACTCACAATTGAAGGTTTGCGCGGAATTACTGATGCGTTTGATGAAGACATTCAATTAGCACGTGGATACAAAGAGCAAGTCAACGTAGCGCGTCGTATTCGTACGTACCTTAAGGGAAGCCAACTGACAACAAGGCAAGGGGAACTTCGTGTACAAGATGCCTATTCCCTACGATGCATTCCACAAGTGCATGGAGCATCATGGCACACCTTAAACTACGTTAAAGAAATGCTTGAAATCGAAATGAACGCAGCAACAGATAATCCATTAATTTTTGATGATGGGGAAAAAATCATATCAGGTGGAAACTTCCACGGGCAACCAATTGCTTTAGCTATGGACTATTTAGGAATTGCAATGGCAGAGCTTGCGAACATTTCAGAACGCCGGACCGAACGTTTAGTCAATCCACAATTGAATGATTTACCGCCGTTCTTAAGCCCAGAACCAGGTGTTCAATCTGGTGCAATGATCATGCAATATGTTGCCGCATCCCTAGTATCTGAAAATAAAACGTTGGCACACCCAGCAAGTGTCGATTCAATTCCATCTTCAGCTAACCAAGAGGATCATGTCAGTATGGGTACCATTGGTTCACGCCATGCTCACCAAATTATTCAAAACGTACGTAAGGTGCTTGCCATTGAAGCGATTTGTGCAATGCAGGCCGTTGAAATACGGGGAAAAGAAAAAATGGCGAGCTTAACGCAAATAACACTTGAAAAAGGACGGGAGTACATCCCATACATTGAAAAGGATCGTGTCTTTTCAAAAGATATTGAAAAAGCAGCTGTATGGTTAAAGAATGACAATTGGGTCGTCTTTGAAAATAGTGAAATAAGAGAAAATAAATTGAGCGTTAAAGGGGGGGATTAA